Sequence from the Candidatus Amarolinea dominans genome:
ATAGGCCTGCGGATTGCTGATGGCCGGGATGCGGAAGGTGTCCACCACCGCGCCCAGCTCACGCCAGAGGTACGGCCCGGTTTCCCAGCGATCCGCCGCCACCTGGCGCGGCTCCTCCACCCGCACAGAGACCTTCTTGTCCTGGGCGTGCAGCCTTGCGGCCAGTTTGGTCACAAAGGCGACATAGTCCCCCGCCAGTTCGGCGTTGATCCCGCGGTAGTCCAGGTCAATGCCCTTGTACAGGTTGCTCACCAGCAACTGCTCGATGGCGCTGATCTGCTTTTCCTGCTGCTCCGCGCTGACCAGCAAGTTGGCGATCAAATCGGTGCGGATGGAGCCGTCATCGCCAAAGTTACGCAGGGTGGGGACCACCGCAAAGGAACTGGCTGCGTCGGCGGGCAGGCCCTGTATGCTGCCCTCGATGCCACCGTCACCGGCCAGGCGCAGGCCCACCGGGTTGACCTCCACCAGCGCGCCCTTGCCGGCGTCTGGCAGCGGATTGTCCGCGGTGACCAGTGCGGCGGCAACCGGCGGCTGCGCGGTGGTCTGCATCACCATGAAGGCCGCGGGGACGGCCGTCAGCTTCGACTCGATCGCGTCATCCTGCGGCACAATCTGGCTGGGGATGTAAGACCAGGCAGCAGCCTTCGGGTCGTAACCGTAGAGGTCGAGCGTTTCATAAGGTTCGGAGTCGTTGGGGATCGGTACGTGAATGACAGCCTGGGGCGGCTTGGCGCCGCGCACGCTGGTCTGATAAAGCGGACTGCGCGGGTTGACCGTGTTTGGCAGTTGCTCGGCCGCTTTGCGCAGTTCCGCACCACCCTCACCGGCCATGAAGGGCTGGCGCGAGATGCTGGTCAGGCGTATCTGCGTCGTGCCTTGCGTCATGGCCTCGGCAGGCACCGTGACCGAGGTGCCATCGGAGTCAACCACCGAGCCACCCTGCTCGCCCACGCGGGTGAAGCCTCGGGTCTGGGTGCGCTCGATGAGAGAAACAGGGGGGAGAATCAGGCTGAAAATGACCAGCCCGGCAATAGCGAGATTCAACAACCAGCTTCCGTTGCGGCTGTTGAACCACCGGGTCAGGTTTGGATAGAGGTCAGACGAGTTCGCGGTTTGCTGCATTGACAAAACGCCACTCCTTTCGTAAATTTGTAGTCAGATATGAAAAATGCCTCATACCAGTGCGTGTGCCAACACCCCGGCGCACTCCATAGGGTACGACGCGGCCGGCGTGACGAACAGCGGTCTCTGGTCGAGGCGCTCATCAGACGAAGGACGATGACTGCCCGTCCACGTTTGAATAGGTTCGGCGCACAGCCCTCTCGGCAGAGCAACACAGGGAACTGGGCGCCTACTTGTACGTCTCACATCGGCGTACTCCAACATGGTTGACATTCTAGCATAGCGATTGGGATTTGGCAAAGTGACAGACGAATGTGACGGCGCCGCCCCAATTCCAGATTTCGCTCGTTTTGCAGTATACTTGGGATCCGGCAGCCACCGATGGAAATCTGATGGAAATCCGATGGAAATCCGATGGAAATCCGATGGAAATCCGATGGAAATCCGATGGAAATCCGATGGAAATCGGCGGAAACCTGCTGAAGCAGATTCGAAACGCCGCCCGCCGCAACCCGCTTCAGCGGGTTTCCAGTCGGATTCATCCGATGCCGGGGGGCAGGTTGAGCAGTAGGTACGCTTTTTGAGATGATACCGCTACAGGATGTTGTGCATGCCGCGTAAATTCGATTGGACGTTTATCGGCCTGGGTGTGGGCCTGGTTTTCTTGCTTGGCCTGGGCTTGATCTCGCTCTATGCTTATTTCAGCCTTGATACGACGCCCGCCAACGCACCGGACCTGACCTGGGAGGAACCGTGGCGCGCGGTGGATGGCGCGTTCGTGCCGCCAGACCTGGGACTGCTGCCCCTGGCCGGCGATGCGGTGGATGACGCCGTGCGCCGGGCGCTGGCGGCTAATGAACTCGATGCTGGCTACGCCCTGGTGGTGCAGTCGCCTGAACTGACCGATGCTCAGCGCGCCGGCCATCTCCTGCTCCTGAGCAGGTCTTTCATGACCAGCCAGCAGCCCGCCAAGTCAGCGCTCTGCTTGCGCCTGACCCAGGAGGTGATTGCGCTCAGCCCCGCGCTGCCCGACATCGCACGCGCGGAGACCGCCCTGCAGGTCGCGGAGGGCTGGCGCAAATTGCAGCAACCGAGCCTGGCACGGGTTAGCCTGGATTTGGCCGAAACCCTCGCCATCAGCAGCACCTACCTGCTCGACCCGCAGCGTGTGGACATCCTGACGCGTCTGGCTGCCGCGTACATTAAAATGGAAGACCAGCCGCAGGCGCAGGCGCTGCGCCAACTGGCGAGCAAACTACCCCCGCGCAGCGCCCCGCCCCAGCGTCCGCCTGACCTGGCGCTTGACCGCTGGCGCGCGCCGCTGGCGATTTCCGAGACCCTGACCGCCACCATCGAGGCGCGGCGCGCGACCGTGGATGGCCTCATCAACGGGCTGCTGGCGGGCCGTCAACTGACCGATGCGGATGTCATCCGCCTGGAGCCGCAGTTGGTGGCAGAAGACGAGCAGCGCACGGCGTTCTATCGGCAGATCGCAAGCGATGCCGCGCAGATGCCGGAAACCCAGGCCGCGGCGCAATTGGCACTGACCAACTGGCTGACCTTCAAGTGGCGGGTGGCGCGGCTGGATCTGCAGGTCAGCCTGGCGCCCGCCTGGGAGGCGCAGCGGGATGAGATCGAGGCGCAACTGGTGGAGGCCAACGCCAACCTGTTTGCCCTCTACCGCGACCTGGCCAGCGCGCTGCCCGACAGCGATACCGTCAGCCGGGCGCGGTTGGAGGTGCTGCGCGCCGAAATTTTGCGCGGGCGCCTGGGGCTGTATCCCGATTATCCATTGGATGAGCTGGTCGCGCGACTGAATGAGGCACAGGCGGGATTGGAGCCAGGCCTCGGCCCGCACGTCGCCCTGCGCAAGGTGGATGAACACCTGATCTTCACACTGGCAACCCGGTAGGACCCAAGAGAATGCCACATACATTGTACATTGTGGGCACGCCGCTGGGCAACGCGGCCGATTGGTCGCTGCGAGCGCAGCAGGTGCTGGCGGCAACGCCGGTCATTGCGGCCGAGGACACGCGCGTCACCGCGCGGCTGCTGGCCCACTGCGGCATCAGCGGGCCGCGGCTGCTCACCTACACCGACGCCTTTGCGCCCAAGAAGGCGCAGCGCCAGGCCGAAGTGCTGGCGGCCCTGCAGGCAGGCGATGTCGCGCTGGTGTCGGACGCCGGGATGCCGGGCATTGCCGATCCCGGTTCCGAACTGGTGCAGGCGGCCATCGCGGCCGGGCATCGGATCGTGCCGGTGCCCGGTCCCTCGGCGGTGGTAACTGCCCTGGCGGCGTCGGGTTTACCCGGCGAACGTTTCCTCTTCCTGGGCTTCCTGCCCCGTCAGCGCGCTGAGCGGCAGCAACTGCTGCGTCAGGCCGCGGATGAGCCGGGCGCGCTGGTCTGCTTCGAGGCGCCGCATCGCCTGCTGGACTGCCTGCAAGACCTGGTTGCGGTGTTGGGCGACCGCCGCGTGACCCTGGCGCGTGAATTGACCAAGGAGCATGAGGAGATCTGGCACGGTCGCTTGGGCGAGGCGCTGGCACGGTCGCAAACCCAGGCCCCGCGTGGGGAATATGTGATCGTCATCGAAGGCGCGCCGCCCGCGCCGGCCGCGGAGAGCGGCGCCTGGCCGGTTGGTCAGGTGCGCGAGGCGCTCGCCATCCTGGCGCAGGAAGGGATTGACACCCAGATGGCGCCGCGGCTGGTCGCGCGGCTGGCCGGCTGGCGCAAAAAGGACGTCTACCGCCTGCTGGTGGCAGACAGGGATGCCGCTGACCCCGAGGGGTGACGCCTGACCGCTATACGCTCGACCGGCTGGCCGACGACTTGCTGGATTTCGCCGAGCCGGCCGACCTGCAGCGCTGGTTTACCCGTTACACGACGCAGTAGCCGCACACTGTCTCCCCAGTGAAAGCGAGGCGGCGGCTGGCAAGGGGCGGTTGGAGTAGACGCGACGACGCGATGGCTCCTGCCGCTCCCTTGTGTTCCTCGCCCCGGTTGCCGACGTAGCTACGCATCCACTCCTGCGCCGACCCCGTCAGGTTGAAGCCCACCGTGCCGCCTGCCACGTCGTCCAGCACCTGCCCGGTGAAGCGGCGCTGCGTCGGCGTCGTACCGAAGGTGTAGCGGCTCTCGCCCCACGGCTTGTAGCGAATCTCCGACAGCCGGCCGCCGGTCTCGCTGGCTGTCAGCGCCGTGCTGCCGAGATGATCGGTCGCCAGCCAGCGCACCACCCCGTTGACCCGCAGCGCAATGCGCTGACCCCCGGCCTGGTAATACATCTTCACCTCATCACCTGCCTTGCGAGCAAGACAAACAATCCTAATCCTCGAACTGCTCGCGCTGCAGACAATCCTTGTAGACGGCATGCCAGACGTATGGCTCAAAGCTGCCGAGATCATCGTCCACGACGAATACGCCATTGACAGGCCTACTCTTGACAATCACGATGTCGGCTTGGTCATACTTATGACGGCCGAAGAAGAAAAGATCCGTGATTGTTTCAAGCTTGCCGCCTACGAGATTGGGGCATGGCTGATGGTACCAGGCCTTTCGCTCAGACTCCGGATCGCATCGTCGCGCAGCGTCCCCACGGGCACCTGTTTTCTCGCCTCCTCCAACGGCGATGTATAGCATCCAGCTACCAGTGTGACCAACAAGATCACGACACTCACTGCTCCCAGTCTGCCGGCAACACTGATATGTTGCATAACAAGCCTCCTGGCAGCGTCCATCAGAACCAACGATCCAGCATGAAAAAGTTCCATGCGTGTGTGATGTCCGTCAACCCCAGGACACGGAATCGAACACCGAGCGCAGCCCCGCGATTTCCGATGCTGACATCTGACCAGCTATTGCGCCAATCGCCATGAAATTGCGTGATTTCGCGCCCCGTGTTGAGCAAACTGCCGCCCGGGCCGTACTCCGCCCCCATGGTCAGCGCCCAAGCCCAATGATGCACATTCGCATCGTCATCTGAGGTGCCCATGAACGAGGCAGGCAACCCCTGCCGATCAAAATAAACCCAGGTCCGTATGGGATTCCCTGCATTGCTGACCGCCGGCCAAGCGTTTGGCGCTTCCAAGCGATTGGCTAGACCTCCGAACAGGCTACCAATGTCTCTGGTGAACATACCCTCTTCGCCAGCTTTGTACCAACCGGTCAAGCGTTCCAGCGCGCTTGGCATGTCATTCCATGACCAGTTAGCAGGTCGGTTGTCTCGGAATACGCTCTCCAGGTTTCCCTGGACGTAGTTACCGTCAGCGTCGTAGAAGACTGACCAATTCCACTCGCCAGGAAAGGCTATCGAGAACAGACGAATCAAAATGTCTTCGGCCGTCGGCGCACGATGATGCATCTGCTCAAATTCGTCTTGCCACGCCTGATCCAACGGGTCGTGGCCTGATGGATCGATAAAGCGTAGAGGATTATTCCGGCAGTAAGAGTAGCGATTGAGATTTTGCGGATCGCCAGGATTGGGTATAATGCTGTCGGGTTGGATCCACCGGTTAAGATAAGGGTCGTAGTATCTGGCGTTGTAGAAATACAACCCAATGCTCGCATCCTCGCGTTGACCCGTGAACCGGTAGGTCGTCGGCGTCGCGCCGACGGGCGTCCCTCGATTCTCACCCCACGGCTTGTACCACAACTCCCCCGTGCGCTCACCGCTGGCGCCATTGGCCGTCACCGTCGTGCTACCCAGGTGATCGCGCAACAGCCAGTACAACACCCCCGCCACGCGCACGGCCACCCGCTGACCGTTGAAATAGTAGTATTTCGTGTGCGTCGTCGCGCCGCCAACCACCTTCTTCTCGTACAGGTTGCCGATCGTGGTGACCGTCTCCCCGTTCATCACGCTCTTGACCCGGTTCCCATCCGCGTCATACACG
This genomic interval carries:
- a CDS encoding RHS repeat-associated core domain-containing protein; protein product: MTDWNRLTQKWQSGSSSGMVLADYSYDAFDGATQFGKGRRTGMRAYVGGEVNNSASWTYDKRGRVTAETHTIDGEAYTLGYTYDSADRVLRVVYPTQSAETVNVAYTAQGLPGRMYSSVDYVRSGNAVYDEAGRLTQLKLGKQSTNNNPVVQMAFTYHPWTASGGLGRLQKVKAGTSADASSLQDLTYGYDTAGNVRWIVDARNSGQRQCFSYDGLDRLLRGFTGDAICAGYDDGTGSWVYDESYSYNNAGNLISKTGQGTYSYGVAQAGSCPEGALVKKHAVVSTSNGSSYCYDQNGNMRRRTIGGNTYTLTYDDENRLVSISGAATASFVYDADGNRVKSVMNGETVTTIGNLYEKKVVGGATTHTKYYYFNGQRVAVRVAGVLYWLLRDHLGSTTVTANGASGERTGELWYKPWGENRGTPVGATPTTYRFTGQREDASIGLYFYNARYYDPYLNRWIQPDSIIPNPGDPQNLNRYSYCRNNPLRFIDPSGHDPLDQAWQDEFEQMHHRAPTAEDILIRLFSIAFPGEWNWSVFYDADGNYVQGNLESVFRDNRPANWSWNDMPSALERLTGWYKAGEEGMFTRDIGSLFGGLANRLEAPNAWPAVSNAGNPIRTWVYFDRQGLPASFMGTSDDDANVHHWAWALTMGAEYGPGGSLLNTGREITQFHGDWRNSWSDVSIGNRGAALGVRFRVLGLTDITHAWNFFMLDRWF
- the rsmI gene encoding 16S rRNA (cytidine(1402)-2'-O)-methyltransferase; the protein is MPHTLYIVGTPLGNAADWSLRAQQVLAATPVIAAEDTRVTARLLAHCGISGPRLLTYTDAFAPKKAQRQAEVLAALQAGDVALVSDAGMPGIADPGSELVQAAIAAGHRIVPVPGPSAVVTALAASGLPGERFLFLGFLPRQRAERQQLLRQAADEPGALVCFEAPHRLLDCLQDLVAVLGDRRVTLARELTKEHEEIWHGRLGEALARSQTQAPRGEYVIVIEGAPPAPAAESGAWPVGQVREALAILAQEGIDTQMAPRLVARLAGWRKKDVYRLLVADRDAADPEG